Below is a genomic region from Telmatobacter sp. DSM 110680.
CCTTTAAGCAGATTGTCCAGGCAGCTCACAATCACCGCTCGCCGACCGTCGCTTGCAATCTGAAACCCGATATCCGCGAAATTGGTGCGCACGGAATACTGGATCTGCGGCAGTGCCTTTTCATAGATGCGCACCATCGGGCTGGATGCAAAAAAATCGCGATAAATTCGCTCTACACTTGCATGCGTCTGCGATTCAGTGAACCGCACATAGATCGTAGCCATGATCCCGCGCGGAATGGGCAGCAGATGCGGTGTAAACACAATGTCTCCCGCGCCAATCCCGATCTGCTCCAGTAATTCGCCTGTATGCCGATGGCTGAAGACGCCATACGCCGACAAATTATCGGCCGCATACATATAGTGTGTCTTCGCCGTAGGAGCTTTTCCCGCGCCGCTGACACCGCTCTTTGCATCTGCCACAATTCCGTGCGATACATCCACGATCCCGGCCGCCACGAGCGGCCGCAGCGCGAGAATCACCGACGTTGCATAGCATCCTGGATTCGCCACCAGCTTCGCTTTCGCGATCTCTCTGCGGTGCAACTCCGGCATTCCATAGACCGCTGCAGCCTGCGTCGTTCCGGCGATATCCGAGCCCTCATCCTCAAAGCCATACACCGCGCGGTTCTTCGCATCAGTGAGCCGCCATGCGCCACTCAGATCCACCACGCGCAGTCCATGCTTCAGCGCCTCTGGCGCCCACTCCCGCGACTGCTCATGCGGAGTCGCCAGAAATAATATCTCCACGCCGCGATCCTTCAGCCGCTCCCACGAGAAGGGTTCTACTTTCAGCGAACCGATTCCGTTGTTATCCGCTAGTTGCGGATGAATCTCCGCGAGCGGCACTCCACCCCGAGCCGCATCCTTCTCGTCCATGCGACCCGCAAACACCGGCGGCCTACCTTTCAGTCGCGGATGGTGCAAGAGCAGCCGCGCCAGCTCCGCGCCGGCATATCCGGTCACACCTACCACCGCTGTCTGCGCCGCCTTCGTCATAAGCCGAGCATCTTTCTCAGCCGCGTCTCAATGTCATGCGCGCGCTTTACGTCAGGGCAAATAACCAGCACTGTATCGTCGCCGGCAATCGTGCCAACTACTTCATTCCATGCGGTGCGATCCAGCGCTGCAGCCATCGGTTGCGCGCCACCCATCGTGGTTCGCAGCACTACCTGGTTCATCGCGTGCGTTACGCTCAAACCAAAACTCTCCATCATCTCCACGACCGAAGGCGAACCGTCATCACTGGCATGCGTTCCCGCGCCGTTCCCATTTCCGTTTCCATTGGGCAGGGAATACCCGCCGGGCCCCTTCGTCAGCCTCAACTCGTGAATATCGCGCGACAGCGTTGCCTGCGTCACTTCAAAGCCACGGCGGCGCAGCTTTCTGCGCATCTCGTCCTGGTTTGCTACCAGGGCGTGCGCCACCAGCTCACGAATCGCGTTATGTCTTTGAAACTTCATAGTCGTCATTTGCGGGCAAAGGAAAAACGCGGCTCGCAGTGAGGCGGCCGCGCTTGCATAAATATACAAAGAAAGTGTATAAGTATGCAAGCTGGTTTTCCACCATCGGTCACAGGAATCAGATTTATTAACATGCATTTCATTCAGTTGCGAACTCGAATTAAAATCGGTCGACTTCCCGCGCCAACCACGGGCTGTCCGGCCATCCCTCTCGCTCGCTAGACCCAACAGTTTGAGCACGGCTCGCAACTCCATCAAATCTTCAAAGGTCGTATAGTTGAATATGGGCTTCCCCCACCGGCATTCATCCCGTCGTACGCTCACCACACCGGCACATTCTGCCGCAGGCGGTCCATTCTCGCCGTTGCCCTCCTACATCGAAGGCAGCCTGATCGATCCGCGTTTCGACTCTGATTCTTGCGGCGTTGGCTTCGTCGCGCAGCTCTCTGCCGTCCCCTCGCACCGGATTCTCGACCACGCGCTTGGCGCCCTCGCCCGTCTGGAACACCGCGGCGCGGTTGCTGCGGACGGCAAATCCAGCGACGGCGTTGGAGTTACCACTTCCATCCCACGAGAATGGCTCTTGGCTCAATCCAGCCTCACCCTCGATGAAAGCAGCCCCCTCGGCGTGGCCGTCCTTTTCCTCCCGCCCGATGACACTGCCCAACGCGCGGAGATCGAAGCTGCCCTCTTCGAGCAGGACATGGAAGTGCTTACCTGGCGTCCTGTACCCATACGCCCTGAAGTACTAGGCGAAATTGCAGCCTCGTCTCGCCCAGAAATCTGGCACCTGCTCATCACCTCCGACGACACTGAATTCTTCGATCGCCGACTCTTCCTCGCGCGCAAGCAGTTCGAACGCTCCGGACTCGCCGGCTATTTCGTGAGCATCTCGTCCACCACCCTCATCTATAAGGCGCTCTGTGCCGGACGCCTGCTGTCGGAGTTCTATCCCGACCTCGCCGACCCTAACTTCAAAACGCCCTTCGCGCTCTTTCATCAGCGCTATGCTACGAACGTTCTCCCATCCTGGGAGAGAGCACAGCCCTTCCGCACTCTCGCACACAACGGCGAAATCAACACCATCTGGGGAAATCGGGCGCGCATGGAAGCTCGCGCCGCTACGCTCCCACTCGACGTCTATCCAGTTCTCACTGATGGTGGCTCCGATTCCACATCACTCGATGAAATCGTCGATCTGCTCGCTCATAACGGCCGGACCGTCGGCGAAGCCGTGCGCATGATCGTACCTCCCGCCAACCCCGGCAACTCTTCTTCGTTTTTGCAATATAGCGGTGACTGTATCGAGCCGTGGGACGGTCCCGCAGCGCTTGCATTCACCGATGGCCATCAGGTAGGCGCCATTCTCGACCGCAACGGCTTGCGCCCTTGCCGATTCGCGCTCGACGACACAGGTCTCGTTGTTGCTGGTTCCGAAGCCGGTCTCGTGGATATGGATCCCGACCACATCCTGCACAGCGGTCGCCTCGGGCCCGGCCAGATGATCATCGCCGATCTCGACTTCCATCGTTTCTTCGAGAACGATGAGATCCTGCGCATCTATGACGCCAAGCGCCAGTACCAGGACCTGGTCAGCGAAGACGTGCTGCTCGAAGAATCAATTGAAGCGCCGCCAGCGCTCGCCGCATCCGAACTCAATCGTCTTCAGCACCGCTTCGGTTACACGCGCGAAGACGTGCGCATGATCATCCAGCCCATGGTCACCGATGGCAAGGATGCAGTCTGGTCCATGGGGGACGACACTTCCATCGCCCCGCTGGCCCGCGCGCCGCGCCCTCTCTACGCCTTCTTCCGCCAGCGATTCGCGCAGGTCACCAACCCGCCAATCGATCCGCTGCGCGAAACCGTAGTGCTGCAGACGCACACTCGCCTTGGCCCCTGGCCGCACATCTTCGAATTGCGCGAGCCTCTTCCGGGCCTCTCTCTACGCTCTCCGATTCTCTCGCTAGGACAGATGCACGCCCTCGTACAAGGCCAACATCCGCAGGCTGAGAAGATGCCGCACGCCGTCCTCCACTGCCTGTACACACCCGAGACCACGCTTGAAATCGCAGTCGACATTCTCGTGCAGCGTGCTATCGAACTCGTCGCTAACGGCGCATCGCTGCTCATCCTCACCGATCGCGGCGCCACTCCTGAAGCTTTGCCGGTCCCCATGGCGATGGCTGCCGGCGCCGTGCATCTTGCCCTCACTCGCGCCGGCGTTCGCGCTGAAGTCGGTCTCGCCGTCGAAGCTGCCGATTGCCGCGAAATTCACCACGTCGCGGTCCTGCTCGGCCTCGGCGTGGGCGCCATCTGTCCCTGGCTCGCGCTTGAAACCGCCCGCAATCTCAATCCCGAGAACGGTGAGAGGAATCTCCTCCACGCATTGGAACTCGGCCTTGCCAAGGTCATGTCGAAGATGGGCATCAGCGTCGTCGACAGCTATCGCGGCGCGCATCTCTTCGACGCCATCGGCATCTCGCAGCACGTCGTCGACAAATGTTTTGCCGGCGTACCAACGCCCATCGGCGGCATCGGCTTTACTGAAATTGAGAACTACGTCCGCCAGCTTTGGAACGCCGCACCCGTCATCGAAGACTCTCCAAACAAAGGTCCTGCAGAATTCGTCTCCGCTCCCATCCGCGAACTTCCTGACTACGGATTCGTCCGCTTCCGCAAAGCCGATGAGGCTGAATCGCACTCCTGGCAGCCCACGACCGTGCGAGCTCTGCAAACCGTTGTCGGTTCCACCAAGCAGGGAGCCGCGCTGGCTCTTACCCCCTTCGCTACATTCGCCGCGCAGGCCATCGAAGCCGAGCCCACAAATCTTCGCGATCTTCTGGAAATTCGTCCCGCAGGCCCGGAACTCGCACTCGATCAAATCGCGCCGGCCAGCACCATCACCCGCACGTTTATCGCCAGTGCCATGTCTTTTGGTTCTCTCTCACCTGAAGCGCATCAGACCATCACCGAAGCCATGAATCTCCTCGGTGCGCGTTCCAACACCGGCGAAGGTGGCGAAGATCCCGCCGTCTACGCACCCGTCAACGGTGCTCCATCGCTGCTCAACAACAAGATCAAGCAGGTGGCTAGCGCGCGTTTCGGCGTCACAGCGGAGTACCTCGCCCACGCGGAAGAACTCGAAATCAAAATTGCGCAAGGAGCCAAGCCCGGCGAAGGCGGCCAACTTCCCGGCCACAAGGTCACCGAACTCATCGCCCGCCTGCGTCACGCGCAGCCCGGCATGCAACTCATCTCGCCGCCGCCGCACCACGACATCTATTCCATCGAAGATCTCGCGCAACTCATCTGGGATCTCAAGCGCGCCAACCCGCGTGCAGCCGTCGGCGTCAAGCTCGTATCCGGATGCGGCATCGGCACCATTGCCGCAGGCGTCGCCAAGGCCTATGCCGACTACATCGTTATCGCCGGACACTCCGGCGGCACGGGAGCCAGCCCGCTTTCCAGCATCAAGTACGCCGGCAATCCTTGGGAACTGGGCCTGGCCGAAGCACAGCAGGTCCTCATCCATAACGGCCTTCGCGGCCGCGTCCGACTGCGCACCGATGGAGGTCTCCGCACAGCGCGCGACATCGTCATCGCAGCTCTGCTCGGTGCTGACGAGTTCGCCTTCGGCACTGCCGTCCTTATCGCGCTCGGCTGCGACATGGCCCGGCAGTGTCATCTCAACACCTGCCCCACCGGCATCGCCACCCAGCGGCCCGACCTTCGCGCGAAATTCCGCGGCAAGCCGGAACACGTCGTCCGTCTCTTCACGGAACTTGCCGCAGAGGTCCGCCAGCTTTTAGCCAAACTCGGCCTGCCTTCGCTTGCAGCTGCCACTGGCCGTACTGATCTGCTGGAGCAGGTCCGCTTCAACGCCGGCCTCGATCTCAAGCCCGTCCTCGCTGCCACGACGGTCGCCGTGGCAACCGGAAATCCCATTCGTTGGGAAGGGAAGCGCAACGACCGCCCCGAGCCGCACGCGCCCATCGATGATGCCTGGGTCGAGCCTGCGCTGACCGCATACAAATCTGGACAACCTTACGTCCTCGACGCCCGCGTCACCAATGAAGACCGCACCCTCGGCGCGCGCCTCGCTGGTCAAATCGCGCACAACCGGACCGACAATCCCGGCGCCATCGGATCCACTCTCACCTTCAATCTCAAAGGCGTGGCAGGCCAATCCTTCGGCGCGTTCAACACCACGGGCATGGTTCTCAATTTAGAAGGCCTAGCCAACGACTTCGTCGGTAAGGGCCTCTGCGGCGGCGAACTCGTCATCCGTGGGCGCGGTCGCGTCGCTCTGCAAAGTGCGGATCATACGCTGCTCGGTAACGTCGCACTCTACGGTGCAACCAGCGGATCGCTCTTCGCCGCGGGCCGTGCCGGCGAGCGCTTCGCCGTACGAAACTCCGGAGGACGCGCCATCGTCGAAGGCGTTGGGGATCACGGCTGCGAATACATGACCGGAGGCCTCGCCGTAATCCTCGGCCGCACCGGCATCAATTTCGGCGCGGGCATGACTGGCGGTCTCGCCTGGGTCTACGACGAAGACGGCGACTTCCTCAGCAGCAATCGTTACCACGCCGACTTCCTTCAACCCGATACGTGGGATCAACTCGACATTGCCAGCCGCGAATCGATACATGACTTGGTAGCCTTGCACGCCGACAAAACCGCCAGCACCCGCGCGCAATGGCTGCTCGCAAACTGGCAGACCGAGGCACAAAAATTCGTCCGCCTCACTCCGAAGCCGCAAGCTTGATCAATTCAAATGGCAAGTAATGTGGCGGAGAGGTCTGTTTAGTTAACCAGCATCTCTTTCATCAGACTTTCTTGTCGATTGCGCATCTGCCCGGCACGCTCAAGCATCTCCTTGAGTGTCTCTTGCGTGCTGCCGCCGGAAGTCGTCACGTGGCCCATGCTCAACTGCAACGGAATCATCCGTCCGCTCCTGGCATTTCGCGTTGCCGCAACAGCCTCTAGCCGCATTGCAGCCACCGAGATGCCCGCGCGATCAAACTGGCCCGCTACCGCGAATTCGTCTCCGCCGATCCGTCCCTTGATGTCAGACTCGCGGAACGTCGCCTTCAGAATCTCGCCAGTCTCGCGCAACGCCGCGGCTGAAGCATCGGGGCCCAGTTCCGAATGAACTTGCGCCAGGTTTTCAAGATTCACGAACAATACCGAGAATGGGACATTCGTTCGTTGCGCCAGTCGCAACGCATGTTCAGCCAGCATGTGAAAGCCTCTGAAGTTATAGAGCCGCGTCGCTTCATCGCGCAGAATCAAGTCGTGAATCTCGTTCTCCATTTTGCTGATACGCCAGGAAAAAAAGAGCAGGATGCCGACCGCAACAGCGACTGCCGCCGATCCAAGCAGCGCCGCATTAAGATGGCTTGCCCCGTTCCGGTTCATCCACGCGTTCAGCGTCTCCCAGGCAAAAGGAAGCAACAGCAAAATAGGTGCGAAGATACGCGCCAGGTTGCTTCCTATTCCAGCGCCTAGAAAGATAGAGAAAACGCCTCGCTCCGCCTGACGCATGGTCACCACAACCGTCAGTGCAATCAAGCAGGCAAAAGCTGGTGCGTTATGTTCGGTTGAGTTAGCCCCAAATAGTCTGAAGTTGCCGTAGACCGCATCCGCAAATAGCAGAAGATCCAGAAGACAGAGGCAGCACATTGCCCCATCAACGATGCGATTAATCAGCCAGTTCTGGTTGTCGATCAAGACGACGATCAAGGTCAGCAGAACAAAACCAAATGCGAGCCGCGCCGGAGGAAAGATAATCTGCTGGGATTGCGAGGCCACGTTTCCCGCACGACTCCAGAAAACCACTACCGACGCTGCAAAGATCGCCAGGAGGTTCGCCGCTCGCGTCGCATAGCTGAATACAGCGCCATCCAATTCTGTTCCCGATAGCGTGAGGCTCAATCCGCACAGCAATGACGTCACAAAAAGAGGCACAGCGCCACGTGCCGCCGCAGCCGAACCGCCGATTCCCAATAACTGCAGCAGCCCGAATAGAATGCTCATCGCAGCCAGAATCAAGCAGACACGTTGCAGCGATCGCGCCGCGCGAAAAAGTTTCGGATCGGGGAGCACGTTCAACGTATCTGGAGCATTCTCATTCATGCAGTTCGATTAACGGATCTTTCTGTTCAAATAGCCATTCACATCCAGATTCAAAAGCAGTCCAGCATCCCAAACATTGCGAACGCCTCAAGCGCGCAGTTGAGCCCTCACGCCCGCGCCACCTTTTTGCTTCGCTTCTCCCGGTACATCGCCTCATCGGCACGCCGCACCAGTTCCTTCAAACTCTCCGTCGAAGGGTGGTCGAGCGTCACATACCCAACACTCAGGCTCAGCGGATACTTCCTTGTTACCGCTGCGTTGCGTTGTTCCGCCATCGACTTCAATCGCGACGCAGCGAGTTCAATTCCCACCATGCTGAATTGCCCAGCAACCACAAACTCGTCGCCGCCAAAGCGGCCTTTCACGTCCGTCTCGCGGAAGCAGGCCATCACTACTTCTCCGGTCTCCGCCAGATACGAGGAGCCCATGTTGTGGCCCAGGTCGTCATTGATTTTTTTCAAACCGTCCAGATCAATAAACAACACCGAGAAGGGAAGCTCCGCGCGTTGCGCCAGCCGCAATGTCTGCTCGCCGAGCAGGTAAAAGCCGCGCATGTTGTAAAGCCCGGTGAGTTCGTCGCGGAGGGTCAGGTCGTGGATCTCTTTTTCCATGGAATTGATGCGCCAGACGAGCACCAGCAACAACACCATCGAGAGCCCCGCCGCCAGCGATGTCAAAATAGCTGCCCCGTATTGCTCCGGCACCAGGTCCTTGAGGAGGAACCGCGTTCGCGCTACTTCAATCAGGAAGGGAATTACGAGCAGCACCGGCGCGAAACCACGGGCGATCCTGCTGCCGATCCCGGCACCCACAAAAATCGACCATACACCCTGCGCAGCTTGCCTCATAGCAACGACCCACGTCAGCAGCACCAGGCAGGTCAAAATCAGTGGCGAAATCATGTTGTCCGCTGACAGCCGCAGAAGCCCAACGGCGCCAAACATGTTCTCGCTCAGAAGTACGAGCGTCATCAGGCACATCAGCGGGACCAAACCGTCCGCGACGCGCTTTAGAAATGCCCCGCTGCTGTTTACCAACATCATTGCCAGGCTCAGCAGCACAAATGCGGTCGGCGAGTGCACCGGAAGTCCGCCGGTATTGCCCGGGGCTCTATCCGCCTCCAGCAGCGTATCCACAGCAGGAAAGAGCCGGAAGGTAGACTCGAGCAGGATCAGGACTGCCAAAATTCCCGCCTGCGCTGCGATGTATCGTGCCGCCCGGGGAAGCGAAAGATGATTTCCAGGCTCCGAGATTGCTAGACTTAGCGCGCAGAGCAAAACCGTCAGAGCCATGGGGATACTCATCCGCGTTGCAAATGCGGGCAAATAGGTCGCAAATGGTGGATAGATCCAACTGGAAAAAACCGTGAGGGCGATCAGCGCCACTATCCCCAGGCAGACCTGTTGCACGACCGCAAGCTTCTCGACGAGAGCCGGGTCCGGCTCTCCGGGAGGCAGGGTTGCAGTGCGCAGAGGCATGGCGTAGGCGGCAAAAGATGCGTTTGGCTGGAGTGATCTTATCGCAATCCGACCTGCTCTCTGTATGACCAAACTGGTTCATTTAAAACGGAAGTTTGTCCCGAAACCTTGCAGAACACAGGGGCTTATGCTCTCCTGCCCGATCCCGGGGCATTCCAGCCCTCGACCCATGCCGCATCCTCTCACTGTTACACTCTCCCTTGACCTGAATTCAACCTATTGAACGAAAAGAACGCCTGACATGACACCCGCTCCGCTTTCCACCCTTAACGACCTCTTCTGCCGCGTTACAGGGGCCAGAAACCCTCGCGCGATCCTCTGGCAGGACGAGTTCGGCAGTTGGCAACCCCTCTCTTCGGATCAGATCTACCAGCGGGTCCACACATTGGCCGAGGCTTTCTTAAGCTGGGGTGCAAAAAAAGGCGACACCATCGCCCTCATCGGCGAAAACCGCTGGGAATGGGCCGTGGCCGACTTCGCCATTCTCGCCATCAATGCGGTCAACGTCCCCGTTTATCCGACGCTTACCGGCGATCAGATTGCCCTCCTCCTGGCCGACGCGGGCTGCCGTATTGCAGTGGTTTCCACCCGGCAGCAATTCGAAAAGCTTAACGCCGTTCGCTCCCAGACGCAGTTGGAACGGATCTTGATCATGGATCACGAAGCTCCAGAAGGCGCCATCGCGTTTTCCAAAATTCTTTCCGGCGGTGATGATGCCGGGCCGTACCGCGATCCGGTTTTTGACGCTCTCGTGCGCTCCGTCGAGCCAGACGACCTTGCCACTCTCATCTACACATCGGGAACCACCGGCGAGCCCAAAGGCGTCATGCTCACCCATGGAAACATTGCATGCAACCAGAATATTGCCGCTCGCGAGTTTCATTTCGATGAGACTGACGCGTGCATATCGTTTCTCCCCTTGTCGCACATCACCGCGCGCGCACTCGACTACGTGATGTACGGCCACGGCGCACAGGTCGCTTATTGCTCCCAGTTCGACAAGCTGCCCCAGGCTATGAAGGAGATTCGCCCCACCGTTTTTGTTGGCGTTCCGCGCGTTTACGAGAAAATTCGCCAGGCCGTCGAGCAGAAATCGGCAGCCTCGCCTGTAAAAAAACGGCTTCTGGCATGGGCGCTTAGCGTAGGTGCGCGCCACCGCGACAGCGTTTACGCCGGCCATCAACCTTCTTCATTCTTTTGGAAGCTTGCCAACAAGCTTGTCTATGGCAAGGTTCGTGAAGCCTTCGGTGGTCGCGTCAAAGTCTGGGTCTCCGGCGGCGCGCCCCTCGGTATCGACACTGCAAAATGGTTTGCCTCTGCAGGCATTGCCGTCTGGGAGGGGTACGGCCTCACCGAAACTTCACCGGTCATTGCCCTCAATAATCCTGCGACGCAGCGCATGGGGGCCGTCGGAAAACCGCTGTCCAACGTTGAACTCAAATTTGCCGACGATGGCGAACTCCTTGTCCGAGGCCCGTCCGTTTTCATTGGCTACTGGCATAAGCCCCAGGCGAATTCCGAGTGTTTCGACGCTGACGGCTGGTTTCGGACGGGCGATATCGCCCACCTCGACGACGATGGATTTCTCTACATCACCGATCGCAAAAAAGAGCTGCTCAAAACCTCCGGCGGCAAACTTGTTGCGCCGCAGCCCATCGAAAGCAAGTTGAAGAATTCCGTGATGGTTGGTCAGGTTGCGCTTATTGGCGACAAGCACAAGTTCATTACGGCGATCATTTCGCCCAACTTCGCCGCGTTGGAGTCCTGGGCTAACCATGCGGGTATGGAAGTTTCCGATCGCCGCGCCTTGGTAGCCGACAGCCGCGTTTTCGCGCTGTATGGCGAAGTCGTGCGCGAAGCCAATGCAGGGCTCGCCAACTTCGAAACCATCAAACGTTTTCGCCTGGTTGCCGATGAATGGTCGCAGGATACCGGCGAGCTCACCCCATCGATGAAGCTCAAGAGACGTGTGATCAGTGCCAAGTACGCGGCGGTGATCGACGAGCTCTACGCGGACGAAGCAACCGCGCGCGCCGAATAGGTGTCTCGAGTCGCCCGATCTCTTTTCGGAAAACTCCGCGCTTGCTCCACATGATCTGTAATCCCCGGAAGAACGGCGCGCCCCACGCTCCCACCGCAAGAATGCTCCCAAAGAGGATGACCGCGTCGATGCTCATGCGCCCTTCGCGCGACCAGTAGTCATTCGGATCGAGATTGAGCCAGAGCGAGAATTCATCCAGAGTCAGCGCCGCACCGGCGCCATAGCTGACGCTCATTAGCCTGCTGAAGAAGATCGAAAGCGGGGAATGACTCCGCCCCAGATCGAGCAACCATCCATAGCCCACCAGCAGCAGGATGAGGATTCCCCAAACCAGGTGATGGATATGATGTCCGCGCACCACCACCCAGTTGAATGGCCCATGGTTGTGCGTGATCATTCTCACCAGCAAACGCACGCCCGCAAAGGTAATCAGGAACGAAACTGACGCAATGAACATGCGTCGTCGCGGCCGATCCGGGATCGTCGACCGCACGATAAAGCCCAGCCGCGTCAGCTGCAGCAATACCAGCAGCAAAACCACAACCAGGCTCGAAAACGCCAGCAGGATCAGGGCTCCGCTACCGGGCATCGACATACTCTCCTATTCAAACACCCCCGCGTGCCTTTCCACCGAGCTAATTCGCAGCTGGCTTATCTCGAGCCGAGTGAGCGCGGTCACTATAGCCCTTTACAGGCGCGCTTATACTGGTTAAGGCGTCGAGAGCGGCGATCAGTACTGCGCGCCCGACCAATATAGGTATCTCCGGTGCGGCGCTGCCGCCCGAATTCGATCAGGAGAAATTTAAGATGCGAGTTGCTCTATTGACCGGTGGTGGCGACTGCCCCGGCTTGAATGCTGTCATCTACGCGGCCGTGCGCAAAGGAATCCAAACCTACGGCGACGAATTCATCGGCTTCCTCAACGGCTGGCGCGGCGTGCTCGACAACAACTTCATCCCTCTCACGCTTGAGAACACCGATGGCATTCAACTCAAGGGCGGCACGATCCTCCACTCTTCGCGCACCAATGTGAAGAAGATTCCCGGCGGAATCGATAAGGTGCAGGAAGTCCTCAAACTCAACAAAATCGATGCCCTCATTGCTCTCGGCGGCGACGACACCCAGTCGGTCACTCTTTTCCTCGCCGACAACGGTATCAACGCCGTCGGTGTCCCCAAGACCATCGATAACGACATCAACGGCACCGATCAGACCTTTGGCTTCGATACAGCCGTCATGATCGCCACCGAAGCCATCGATCGCATTCATACCACCGCCGATTCCCATAACCGCGTAATCGTCGTCGAAGTTATGGGCCGTGATGCCGGATGGATTGCCTACGCCTCGGGTGTTGCCGCCGGCGCCCACGTCGTCCTCGTTCCTGAAAAGGAAATTGACATCGACCACGTCTGCGCGTTACTCAAGTACAACTACGACCACGGCAAGCACTACGGCGTCGTCGTCGTTGCGGAAGGTTGCCACTTGCCCGAAGTCGGACAGGTCATCGGATCGAAGGAAGTCGATTCATTCGGCCACGCGCGTCTCTCCGGAATCGGTGAAGCCCTCGCTAGCCTGATCGAAAAGAAAACCGGATTCGAGACTCGCTCAGTCAATCTCGGCCACACCCAGCGCGGCGGAGTTCCTACTGCGTACGATCGCGTTCTGGGTCAGCGTTATGGGTTGCACGCCATCGATATGGTGCACGACAAGAAGTGGGGCCGAATCGCCGTCCTCAAAGGTCTTGATGTCACAGACATCACAATCAAAGAAGCCATTGCG
It encodes:
- a CDS encoding long-chain fatty acid--CoA ligase, which encodes MTPAPLSTLNDLFCRVTGARNPRAILWQDEFGSWQPLSSDQIYQRVHTLAEAFLSWGAKKGDTIALIGENRWEWAVADFAILAINAVNVPVYPTLTGDQIALLLADAGCRIAVVSTRQQFEKLNAVRSQTQLERILIMDHEAPEGAIAFSKILSGGDDAGPYRDPVFDALVRSVEPDDLATLIYTSGTTGEPKGVMLTHGNIACNQNIAAREFHFDETDACISFLPLSHITARALDYVMYGHGAQVAYCSQFDKLPQAMKEIRPTVFVGVPRVYEKIRQAVEQKSAASPVKKRLLAWALSVGARHRDSVYAGHQPSSFFWKLANKLVYGKVREAFGGRVKVWVSGGAPLGIDTAKWFASAGIAVWEGYGLTETSPVIALNNPATQRMGAVGKPLSNVELKFADDGELLVRGPSVFIGYWHKPQANSECFDADGWFRTGDIAHLDDDGFLYITDRKKELLKTSGGKLVAPQPIESKLKNSVMVGQVALIGDKHKFITAIISPNFAALESWANHAGMEVSDRRALVADSRVFALYGEVVREANAGLANFETIKRFRLVADEWSQDTGELTPSMKLKRRVISAKYAAVIDELYADEATARAE
- a CDS encoding ATP-dependent 6-phosphofructokinase, whose amino-acid sequence is MRVALLTGGGDCPGLNAVIYAAVRKGIQTYGDEFIGFLNGWRGVLDNNFIPLTLENTDGIQLKGGTILHSSRTNVKKIPGGIDKVQEVLKLNKIDALIALGGDDTQSVTLFLADNGINAVGVPKTIDNDINGTDQTFGFDTAVMIATEAIDRIHTTADSHNRVIVVEVMGRDAGWIAYASGVAAGAHVVLVPEKEIDIDHVCALLKYNYDHGKHYGVVVVAEGCHLPEVGQVIGSKEVDSFGHARLSGIGEALASLIEKKTGFETRSVNLGHTQRGGVPTAYDRVLGQRYGLHAIDMVHDKKWGRIAVLKGLDVTDITIKEAIATNRRLDQRFFDVIRNLEAKV